In the Pseudanabaena sp. PCC 7367 genome, one interval contains:
- a CDS encoding cytochrome b N-terminal domain-containing protein, which yields MQKINLTPILSRLTTLLAVATLTIVAIAAGTGILLALYYEPTAGGAYNSIRNIVTHIPNGSLIFSLHGIAGNSLVVVALLQIVLMFLSRDQSSNWFTGWVSGIFLTLSAIALGWTAMVIDWSQVGYWRFKLELGTLAAVPLIGDRIVDFITGGGAINTITVQRLYVFHSYILAIAAVILAIVHLGSLLWHERSQSLTDDSADVEEPTNGDPLDTLTAC from the coding sequence GTGCAAAAAATTAACCTCACGCCGATTCTTAGTCGTTTGACCACTCTGTTAGCCGTCGCCACTCTCACGATCGTAGCGATCGCGGCCGGCACAGGCATTCTCCTGGCTCTCTACTACGAACCCACTGCGGGCGGAGCCTATAACTCAATCAGAAATATTGTCACCCACATCCCCAATGGTAGTTTGATTTTTAGCTTGCACGGCATCGCAGGCAATAGCTTAGTGGTGGTGGCGTTGCTGCAAATCGTGCTGATGTTTTTGAGCCGCGATCAGAGCAGCAATTGGTTTACTGGCTGGGTGAGTGGGATTTTCTTAACCCTGAGTGCGATCGCCCTGGGTTGGACAGCAATGGTAATCGATTGGAGCCAGGTTGGTTACTGGCGGTTCAAACTGGAATTAGGAACCCTGGCTGCAGTACCATTAATTGGCGATCGGATTGTTGATTTTATCACTGGTGGCGGTGCTATTAATACAATCACAGTGCAGCGACTCTATGTTTTCCATAGCTACATTCTGGCGATCGCAGCAGTGATCCTGGCGATCGTGCATTTGGGATCATTGCTCTGGCATGAGCGGAGTCAAAGTCTTACTGATGATAGTGCCGATGTTGAAGAACCAACTAATGGCGATCCATTAGATACGCTAACGGCTTGCTAA
- a CDS encoding DoxX family protein produces the protein MNTQKYIPLVARTFIALIFLQSAIGKITDFPGLVDTIAGKGLPLAFVMAAGTIAFQLLGSISLILGYKAKWGALLLILFLIPATIVFHNFIADPSQKIAFLKNLGLMGGALMVIAYGSGPLSLEPQAKTGLSEAE, from the coding sequence ATGAATACGCAAAAATATATCCCTCTGGTTGCTCGCACTTTTATCGCCCTAATTTTTTTGCAATCGGCGATCGGTAAAATCACCGACTTCCCTGGCCTGGTGGATACGATCGCTGGTAAGGGTTTACCACTGGCGTTTGTAATGGCAGCAGGTACGATCGCGTTTCAACTGTTGGGTAGTATCTCACTGATTTTGGGCTATAAGGCAAAGTGGGGTGCTTTGTTATTAATTTTGTTCCTGATCCCCGCCACGATCGTGTTTCATAACTTCATTGCTGACCCATCCCAAAAGATCGCTTTTTTAAAGAATTTGGGGCTAATGGGTGGGGCGCTGATGGTGATCGCCTATGGCTCAGGGCCGCTTAGCTTGGAGCCGCAGGCAAAGACTGGATTATCTGAAGCTGAGTAA
- a CDS encoding response regulator, protein MPFSDQARISQDQDPTTSINSIVGNTSGGVVPEGKHITDVSLDSLLVMINLLSSQDGTMQVSTSHFAWNLLLHKNSIALIEEQDGKFILALIRKLKNHRVKASIKQIEQYQSNSRHICHLLNQILEYDPEATQQVLKEILFESLLAINLESSFSFVWHPNPHPPEIAFPIWQLPNLEKAAKQAAEKWRKFTYVRHPYQTVQLLDSDDTLAHVPLFANVTMGRHRISAIADKFKQSIFRTALSLEKLAEKRTVAIIPLPSRELTSEQKEAAAPSSQSQNSHSSIPKIFLVDDSVVLLKQLQELLEDWGYQVGTATDAVASIEKMLTYQPQLIFLDINMPEVNGFELIKKIRRQSGLSTIPLVMVTAENSMANNFRAKWAHCRFLAKPKSPEETQEFREQLRQILREVAPLPQDNLI, encoded by the coding sequence ATGCCTTTCTCTGACCAAGCACGTATAAGTCAAGACCAAGACCCTACAACCTCAATCAACTCGATCGTAGGAAATACTTCCGGTGGGGTTGTGCCTGAGGGCAAGCATATTACCGATGTTTCGCTTGATAGCTTGCTGGTGATGATTAACCTGCTTTCTAGCCAGGATGGCACCATGCAGGTATCTACGTCTCATTTTGCTTGGAATCTTCTGCTCCATAAAAATAGTATTGCCCTGATTGAAGAACAAGACGGTAAGTTTATTCTGGCTTTGATCCGTAAACTAAAAAACCACCGGGTCAAGGCATCAATCAAGCAGATAGAGCAATACCAGAGCAACAGCCGCCACATTTGCCATTTGCTTAACCAAATTCTGGAATATGACCCAGAAGCAACCCAGCAGGTTTTGAAAGAAATCTTGTTTGAGAGCCTGTTGGCGATCAACCTGGAGAGCAGTTTTTCCTTTGTTTGGCATCCTAATCCCCATCCACCTGAGATCGCCTTTCCGATCTGGCAACTCCCCAACCTGGAAAAGGCCGCCAAGCAAGCAGCCGAAAAATGGCGCAAGTTTACCTATGTCAGGCATCCCTATCAGACTGTGCAGCTCCTTGATAGTGATGATACGCTGGCGCATGTGCCCCTGTTTGCAAACGTGACGATGGGTAGGCATCGGATTAGTGCGATCGCCGATAAATTCAAACAATCGATTTTTCGGACTGCCCTTTCCCTGGAAAAACTAGCCGAAAAGCGAACCGTGGCGATTATCCCGCTGCCATCGCGCGAGTTGACCTCAGAGCAAAAAGAGGCAGCTGCTCCTAGCTCGCAATCTCAAAACAGTCATAGCTCAATTCCTAAAATATTTTTAGTAGATGACTCGGTGGTTTTGCTCAAGCAATTACAGGAACTACTGGAAGACTGGGGCTATCAGGTTGGCACTGCCACTGATGCAGTTGCTTCGATCGAAAAGATGCTGACCTACCAGCCGCAATTGATTTTCCTGGATATTAATATGCCAGAGGTGAATGGGTTCGAGTTGATCAAAAAAATTAGGCGGCAAAGCGGTCTATCCACAATTCCGTTGGTGATGGTGACGGCGGAAAATAGTATGGCCAACAATTTTCGGGCGAAATGGGCTCATTGCCGCTTTTTGGCTAAGCCCAAATCACCGGAAGAGACGCAGGAATTTAGGGAACAATTGCGCCAGATCCTGCGCGAAGTCGCACCTTTGCCCCAGGATAATTTAATTTAA
- a CDS encoding 3-isopropylmalate dehydratase large subunit, translating to MGMTLTEKILARAAETKNIAPGENLWVNASLLMTHDVCGPGTIGVFKREFGADAKVWDPDRIVLIPDHYIFTKDARANRNIDILREFAKEQGIKYFYDITDLSDFKANPDYKGVCHIALAQEGHTRPGEVLFGTDSHTCNAGAFGQFATGIGNTDAAFVMGTGKLLLKVPATMRFTFEGEMPPHLLAKDLILHVIGEIGVGGANYRSLQIEGETIARMTMEERMTLCNMAIEAGGKNAVIAPDQTTFDYVQSRTDVPFEALYADDDASYYYQQTFDVSKLEPVVAKPHSPDNRATVRECSDVKVDRVYIGSCTGGKTTDFVNAAKLLKGNQVKVPTYLVPATQKVYNDLFSTKVDGTTLSEIFLQSGCIEPAAPSCAACLGGPQDTFGRLNEPEVCVSTTNRNFPGRMGNKQAQIYLASPYTAAASALTGHITDPREFIG from the coding sequence ATGGGAATGACTCTAACCGAAAAAATATTGGCACGAGCGGCAGAAACCAAAAATATTGCCCCAGGTGAGAACCTGTGGGTAAATGCTAGCCTGCTGATGACCCATGATGTCTGTGGCCCTGGCACGATCGGTGTATTCAAGCGGGAGTTTGGCGCTGATGCCAAGGTTTGGGACCCCGATCGGATTGTATTAATCCCCGATCACTACATTTTTACCAAGGATGCCCGCGCCAATCGCAATATTGATATTCTGCGCGAATTTGCCAAGGAACAGGGGATCAAGTATTTCTACGACATTACTGATTTGTCTGATTTTAAAGCCAACCCTGACTACAAGGGCGTTTGTCACATTGCCCTGGCTCAAGAAGGTCACACTCGCCCCGGCGAAGTTTTGTTTGGTACTGATTCTCATACCTGCAATGCTGGTGCATTTGGTCAGTTTGCCACTGGAATTGGTAACACCGATGCGGCGTTTGTGATGGGTACGGGTAAGTTGCTGCTCAAAGTGCCAGCCACGATGCGATTTACCTTTGAAGGTGAAATGCCGCCTCACTTGTTAGCCAAGGATTTAATTTTGCATGTAATTGGTGAAATTGGCGTAGGTGGCGCTAATTATCGATCGCTGCAAATTGAAGGGGAAACGATCGCGCGGATGACGATGGAAGAGCGGATGACCCTGTGTAATATGGCGATCGAAGCGGGTGGTAAGAACGCCGTGATCGCCCCCGACCAAACCACTTTTGATTATGTGCAATCTCGCACTGATGTCCCGTTTGAGGCACTTTACGCTGACGATGATGCTAGCTACTACTATCAACAAACCTTTGATGTATCCAAGCTGGAACCAGTTGTGGCCAAGCCCCATTCCCCTGACAATCGTGCTACCGTCCGCGAATGCAGTGATGTCAAGGTCGATCGGGTTTATATTGGTTCTTGTACTGGTGGCAAAACCACGGATTTTGTCAATGCGGCTAAGTTGCTAAAAGGTAATCAGGTGAAGGTTCCCACCTATCTAGTACCCGCCACCCAGAAGGTCTACAATGACCTGTTTAGCACTAAGGTCGATGGCACCACCCTGTCGGAAATCTTCTTGCAATCCGGATGTATTGAACCTGCTGCGCCATCCTGTGCAGCCTGCTTGGGTGGCCCTCAGGATACCTTTGGCCGCTTGAATGAACCAGAAGTATGCGTTTCTACTACCAATCGCAACTTCCCTGGCCGGATGGGTAACAAACAAGCCCAAATTTACCTGGCTTCACCCTACACGGCGGCAGCTTCGGCACTAACTGGCCACATCACCGATCCCCGTGAGTTTATTGGCTAG
- a CDS encoding peptidoglycan-binding domain-containing protein — protein sequence MQTLISQPSIKPKCCKPELQTGTSGKQVVELQRLLSYWGTYRGKIDGEFAQATKQAVETFQRKVFLTDDGIVDPFTWQALYAGCPVDMPVLKLGSVGHLVVLLQQALKANDYFWADVNGEFDLFTDIAVREFQKRCGLVIDGTVGFHTWRSLSKLPH from the coding sequence ATGCAAACACTAATTAGCCAACCGAGCATTAAGCCAAAATGTTGCAAGCCAGAGCTACAGACTGGCACAAGTGGCAAGCAAGTAGTCGAGCTACAAAGACTTTTAAGCTATTGGGGCACATATCGGGGGAAGATCGATGGGGAATTTGCGCAAGCTACCAAACAAGCCGTAGAGACTTTTCAACGCAAAGTATTTTTGACTGATGACGGCATTGTCGATCCCTTCACTTGGCAGGCCTTGTACGCTGGTTGCCCAGTGGATATGCCAGTTTTGAAGTTGGGTAGTGTGGGGCATTTGGTGGTGCTATTGCAACAGGCGCTCAAGGCAAATGATTATTTCTGGGCTGATGTGAATGGGGAATTTGATTTGTTTACTGATATTGCAGTGCGTGAGTTTCAAAAGCGCTGTGGATTGGTGATTGATGGCACTGTGGGCTTTCATACCTGGCGATCGCTCAGTAAGCTGCCTCATTAG
- the ileS gene encoding isoleucine--tRNA ligase yields the protein MTSTKETRENPDYKDTVNLPHTDFSMRANAKQKEPEIQKFWQEAGIYEDLAANNPGEKFILHDGPPYANGNLHMGHALNKILKDIINRYQILRGRKVRYVLGWDCHGLPIELKVLQKLKSSERKELTAISLRHKARDYALQTIADQAEGFKRWGVWGDYDHAYYTLKPEYEAAQINVFGQMVLKGYIYRGLKPVYWSPSSQTALAEAELEYPEGHTSRSIYVAFPVTEIGDKLKAALGKNLDAVPADRLYAMIWTTTPWTIPGNLAVSANPRLKYSLVKATGLDDTDQGDRYYVVATELVEQLAKLLEQELTEIATMSGEALEHTVCKHPIFDRASPILLGEHVTAESGTGLVHTAPGHGRDDYNVGQKYGLGLLSPVNDYGVFTEEAGQFAGLKVLKEGNQAVIDALSETGLLLKEEAYQHKYPYDWRTKKPTIVRATEQWFASVDGFRDAALAAIRSVNWIPAIGENRITSMVQERSDWCISRQRNWGVPIPVFYDKETGEHLLNEETIAHVQEIIRQKGSDAWWELSEAELLPAKYQDVAHKYRKGTDTMDVWFDSGSSWAAVIKQREGLNYPADMYLEGSDQHRGWFQSSLLTSVAVNNHAPYKTVLTHGFTVDEKGRKMSKSLGNGVDPMVVVDGGNNLKQEPAYGADVLRLWASSVDYSSDVPFGKTILSQIFDVSRKIRNTARFLLSNLYDFDPAKNAIAYDQLTELDKYLLHRLYEVGTEITKAFDSYQFFRFFQLMQNFCAVDLSNFYLDIAKDRLYISAADSPRRRSCQTVMAIALNLIVKAIAPVLCHTAEDIWQHLPYPVEQKSVFQAGWFELNSTWQQPELAEKWQSLRQVRNEVNKVLEQARTDKAIGSSLDAKVLLVVAEPDLATQLESLGADLRYLFITSQAELVAAIPADAKYTLETETLKIAVVSADGEKCPRCWNYAVTVGESSEHPALCDRCVGALAGKF from the coding sequence ATGACCTCAACCAAGGAAACCAGGGAAAACCCAGACTACAAAGACACCGTTAACCTGCCGCATACGGATTTTTCGATGCGCGCCAATGCCAAGCAAAAGGAGCCAGAGATCCAAAAATTCTGGCAAGAAGCGGGTATTTATGAAGATCTAGCTGCCAACAATCCCGGTGAAAAGTTTATTTTGCACGATGGCCCCCCCTACGCCAACGGCAATCTACATATGGGTCATGCCCTGAATAAAATCCTCAAAGACATCATCAATCGCTACCAGATCCTACGTGGCCGCAAGGTGCGCTATGTGCTGGGTTGGGATTGTCATGGTTTGCCGATCGAACTGAAGGTATTGCAAAAGCTCAAATCCTCGGAGCGCAAAGAATTAACCGCGATCAGTTTGCGACACAAAGCGCGGGATTATGCCCTCCAGACGATCGCCGATCAGGCCGAGGGCTTCAAACGCTGGGGCGTGTGGGGTGACTATGACCATGCCTATTACACCCTCAAGCCAGAATATGAAGCGGCGCAGATCAATGTGTTTGGTCAGATGGTGCTAAAGGGCTATATCTATCGGGGTCTCAAGCCGGTTTACTGGTCACCGAGTTCGCAGACTGCCCTGGCGGAAGCAGAATTAGAATATCCAGAAGGCCACACCTCCCGCAGTATCTATGTGGCGTTTCCGGTTACAGAAATTGGCGACAAGCTCAAGGCTGCGTTAGGCAAAAATCTAGACGCAGTTCCTGCCGATCGCCTCTATGCCATGATCTGGACGACCACGCCCTGGACGATCCCTGGCAATCTGGCCGTTTCTGCCAATCCCCGGTTGAAATATAGCTTAGTTAAGGCTACGGGCTTGGATGATACCGATCAAGGCGATCGCTACTATGTGGTGGCCACTGAATTGGTTGAGCAACTAGCCAAGCTGCTGGAGCAAGAACTAACTGAGATCGCTACGATGTCCGGTGAAGCCCTGGAGCACACGGTATGTAAACATCCCATTTTCGATCGCGCCAGTCCGATCCTGTTGGGTGAGCATGTGACGGCTGAATCTGGTACTGGCCTGGTACATACCGCCCCTGGTCATGGCCGCGATGACTATAATGTTGGTCAAAAATATGGATTGGGTTTGCTTTCTCCAGTTAATGATTATGGCGTGTTTACCGAGGAAGCGGGACAGTTTGCTGGATTGAAGGTGCTCAAAGAAGGTAACCAGGCGGTGATCGATGCCCTGAGCGAAACCGGGCTATTGCTCAAAGAGGAAGCCTACCAGCATAAATATCCCTACGATTGGCGTACCAAGAAACCAACGATCGTGCGTGCCACTGAACAATGGTTTGCTTCGGTGGATGGATTCAGGGATGCTGCCCTGGCGGCGATCAGGTCGGTGAATTGGATTCCAGCGATCGGCGAAAATCGGATCACCTCAATGGTGCAAGAGCGATCGGATTGGTGTATTTCCCGCCAGCGTAATTGGGGCGTGCCAATCCCGGTATTCTATGACAAAGAAACCGGCGAGCATTTGCTTAACGAAGAAACGATCGCCCATGTGCAGGAAATCATCCGCCAAAAAGGTTCAGATGCCTGGTGGGAGCTATCCGAGGCGGAGTTATTGCCAGCCAAATATCAAGATGTTGCCCATAAATATCGCAAGGGCACCGACACGATGGATGTGTGGTTCGATTCTGGCTCATCCTGGGCAGCGGTGATTAAGCAGCGCGAAGGCTTGAACTATCCTGCTGATATGTATCTGGAAGGCTCCGATCAACATCGTGGTTGGTTCCAGTCGTCTTTGCTCACCAGTGTGGCGGTTAATAACCATGCCCCCTATAAAACCGTTTTGACCCACGGATTTACGGTGGACGAAAAGGGGCGCAAGATGTCTAAGTCTTTGGGCAACGGCGTTGATCCGATGGTGGTAGTGGATGGTGGCAACAACCTCAAGCAAGAACCGGCCTATGGGGCTGATGTGCTGCGATTGTGGGCTTCCAGCGTTGACTATAGCTCCGATGTGCCCTTTGGTAAAACGATCCTGTCGCAGATTTTTGATGTCTCGCGCAAGATCCGCAATACGGCGCGATTTTTACTGAGCAATCTCTATGATTTTGATCCAGCCAAAAATGCGATCGCCTATGACCAGCTAACTGAGCTGGATAAATATCTGCTACATCGGCTTTATGAGGTAGGTACGGAAATTACTAAGGCTTTTGATAGCTATCAGTTTTTCCGCTTTTTCCAATTGATGCAAAACTTCTGTGCCGTCGATCTGTCTAATTTTTATCTAGATATTGCCAAGGATCGGCTCTATATCAGTGCTGCCGACTCACCCCGCCGCCGCAGTTGCCAAACCGTGATGGCGATCGCCCTGAACCTGATCGTCAAAGCGATCGCGCCCGTGCTGTGCCACACCGCCGAGGATATCTGGCAACATTTGCCCTATCCAGTTGAGCAAAAATCGGTATTCCAGGCTGGTTGGTTTGAACTAAATTCAACCTGGCAACAACCGGAACTGGCGGAAAAATGGCAAAGCCTGCGGCAAGTGCGCAATGAGGTGAACAAGGTCTTAGAGCAAGCCCGCACCGACAAGGCGATCGGTTCGTCTTTGGATGCTAAGGTCTTGCTGGTTGTGGCTGAGCCTGATTTAGCTACTCAGCTTGAATCCCTGGGGGCTGACCTGCGCTATTTGTTTATTACTTCGCAAGCGGAACTGGTGGCGGCAATTCCCGCCGATGCTAAATATACGCTGGAGACTGAAACCCTGAAGATCGCAGTGGTCAGTGCTGATGGTGAGAAATGTCCTCGCTGCTGGAACTATGCGGTAACCGTGGGTGAATCAAGCGAACATCCTGCCCTGTGCGATCGATGTGTGGGTGCTTTAGCTGGCAAGTTTTAG
- a CDS encoding prohibitin family protein, with protein MQAVIAAILLTVAALVSLNSFVIINPGEAGVLSILGKAQDGALIEGIHLKPPFISQVDLYDLKVQKFEVPAQSSTKDLQDLSASFAINFRIDPLEVVVIRRTQGSLQNIVAKIIAPQTQESFKIAAARRTIEEAITQRNELKNDFDEALSSRLNKYGLVILDTSIVDLAFSPEFAKAVEEKQIAEQRARRAVFVAQEASQQAQADINRAKGKAEAQRLLAETLKAQGGQLVLQKEAIEAWRNGGARMPNVLVLNGDTSGAGGAIPFLFNLKDLEEMAK; from the coding sequence TTGCAAGCAGTGATCGCCGCAATTTTGCTAACTGTAGCAGCTCTGGTCAGTCTCAATTCGTTTGTGATTATTAATCCCGGTGAAGCTGGGGTTTTGAGTATATTGGGTAAAGCCCAGGATGGTGCGCTGATTGAGGGAATTCACCTCAAACCGCCATTCATCTCGCAGGTAGATTTATATGACCTGAAGGTGCAGAAATTTGAAGTGCCAGCCCAAAGTTCCACCAAAGATTTGCAGGATCTGTCTGCCAGTTTTGCGATCAACTTTAGGATCGATCCACTCGAAGTAGTGGTAATTAGGAGAACTCAGGGTAGTTTGCAAAATATTGTGGCCAAAATTATTGCCCCCCAAACCCAAGAATCATTTAAAATTGCTGCCGCTCGCCGCACGATCGAAGAGGCGATTACGCAGCGCAATGAATTAAAAAATGACTTTGATGAAGCCCTTAGTAGCCGCTTGAATAAGTATGGCCTGGTGATTCTGGATACCAGTATTGTCGATCTGGCTTTCTCACCGGAATTTGCTAAGGCGGTGGAAGAAAAGCAAATTGCCGAGCAACGCGCCCGCCGAGCCGTGTTTGTAGCTCAAGAAGCCTCCCAACAAGCCCAGGCAGATATCAATCGCGCCAAAGGTAAAGCCGAGGCACAACGACTATTGGCAGAAACCCTTAAAGCTCAGGGTGGCCAGTTAGTATTACAAAAAGAAGCGATCGAAGCCTGGCGCAATGGTGGCGCGAGAATGCCAAATGTGCTGGTGCTCAATGGTGACACTTCGGGCGCTGGTGGTGCAATTCCATTTCTATTTAACTTGAAGGATTTAGAGGAAATGGCAAAATAG
- a CDS encoding BolA family protein has product MNAIAKITTILQDQLAAEVVEIVDQTHKHAGHAGRREAPAGSGHYDAIVVSPQFANKTMMQQHRLVYAALSDLMQSEIHALSIKTYTPEQFQQLQAN; this is encoded by the coding sequence ATGAATGCGATCGCCAAAATCACAACAATCCTGCAAGACCAACTAGCTGCCGAAGTGGTGGAAATAGTCGATCAAACCCACAAACATGCTGGCCATGCTGGGCGCAGAGAGGCTCCGGCGGGGAGTGGACATTATGATGCGATCGTGGTTTCACCCCAATTTGCAAACAAAACAATGATGCAACAACATCGCCTGGTCTATGCTGCCCTGAGCGATCTCATGCAATCAGAGATCCATGCCCTATCGATCAAAACCTACACACCAGAGCAGTTTCAGCAACTTCAGGCCAATTAG
- a CDS encoding ABC transporter ATP-binding protein has protein sequence MSSIVVENLRKVYPVSIKEPGLKGTLNHFFNRKYRHVAAVKDVSFAIEPGEVVGFLGPNGAGKTTTLKMLTGLIHPSGGNLSVSGHYPFSREATFLQKITLVMGQKQQLLWDLPAMDSLRINAAVYDIPRQVFRQRLAELTEMLSLQDKLKQPVRKLSLGERMKAELLAALLHQPQVLFLDEPTLGLDVNAQVAVRNFLRDYNQKYGATILLTSHYMADITALCDRVLLIHQGSLFYDGSLDGLLEKFTPCREIRVELAAPFSSEQKEAIATHKPFGELVEIEGLTARFLVQRETLTNTVSKILAELELVDLTVSDPPIEEVIGQVFTSQPSQSNDPSDNDTESESTASSAVK, from the coding sequence ATGTCCAGTATTGTTGTTGAGAACCTGCGTAAGGTTTACCCAGTCTCGATCAAAGAACCTGGTCTAAAAGGGACTTTAAATCACTTTTTTAACCGTAAATATCGCCATGTGGCAGCGGTTAAGGATGTGTCGTTTGCGATCGAACCGGGCGAAGTAGTGGGCTTCCTGGGGCCAAATGGGGCTGGCAAAACTACTACCCTGAAAATGCTGACCGGGTTAATTCATCCCTCTGGTGGCAATTTGAGCGTTAGCGGCCACTACCCCTTTAGCCGCGAAGCTACGTTTCTGCAAAAAATCACCCTAGTGATGGGGCAAAAACAACAGTTGCTGTGGGACTTACCCGCAATGGATTCGTTGCGGATTAATGCCGCTGTATATGATATCCCCAGGCAGGTGTTTCGGCAGCGGTTGGCGGAGTTGACCGAAATGCTGTCACTGCAAGACAAACTCAAACAACCAGTGCGTAAGCTATCGCTGGGCGAACGGATGAAAGCTGAGTTGCTGGCCGCCCTGCTCCATCAACCACAGGTGTTATTTTTGGACGAACCAACCTTGGGCTTAGACGTAAATGCCCAGGTGGCGGTGCGTAATTTTCTGCGCGACTATAACCAAAAGTACGGCGCGACAATTTTGCTAACCAGTCACTACATGGCAGATATTACCGCCCTGTGCGATCGCGTGTTGCTAATTCATCAGGGTAGCTTGTTCTATGATGGCAGTCTGGATGGCTTGCTAGAAAAATTCACCCCTTGCCGCGAGATTCGGGTGGAGTTGGCAGCACCGTTTAGCAGCGAACAAAAGGAGGCGATCGCCACCCACAAACCCTTTGGCGAGTTGGTGGAAATTGAGGGGCTAACGGCCAGATTTTTGGTACAGCGAGAAACCCTGACTAATACAGTCTCGAAAATATTGGCGGAGCTGGAGCTAGTCGATCTGACTGTGAGCGATCCACCGATCGAGGAGGTGATCGGGCAGGTTTTTACCTCTCAGCCCTCTCAATCTAATGACCCTAGTGATAATGATACTGAGTCAGAATCCACAGCATCTAGTGCAGTTAAATAG